The Hymenobacter baengnokdamensis genome includes a region encoding these proteins:
- a CDS encoding SRPBCC family protein, with product MHLLLRFPVAQPPAQVLAGFTRELFVALAPPFPKLHLIRYDGSSTGDTVIIELQAGPRRWRWTSLITDNGTLPDGTRYFVDEGQQLPAPLREWRHRHLIAPAPGGGSVIVEDITFSTGRRWLDVLIWPAMWAQFSMRGPVYRKWFK from the coding sequence ATGCACTTGCTTCTCCGCTTCCCCGTAGCTCAGCCGCCCGCCCAGGTGCTGGCCGGCTTCACCCGCGAGCTGTTTGTGGCCCTGGCCCCGCCCTTTCCGAAGCTGCATCTAATTCGCTACGATGGCAGCAGTACCGGCGACACGGTCATTATCGAGCTGCAAGCCGGCCCCAGGCGCTGGCGCTGGACCTCGCTCATCACCGACAACGGCACCTTGCCGGATGGCACGCGTTACTTCGTAGACGAAGGCCAGCAGTTGCCCGCGCCGCTACGAGAGTGGCGGCACCGCCACCTCATCGCGCCCGCGCCGGGCGGCGGCAGTGTCATCGTCGAGGATATTACGTTTAGCACCGGCCGCCGCTGGCTCGATGTGCTGATTTGGCCTGCCATGTGGGCGCAGTTTAGCATGCGCGGGCCCGTGTACCGGAAGTGGTTTAAGTAA
- a CDS encoding GNAT family N-acetyltransferase yields MSATLAILNYEPAHQPAFRALNQEWISRYFALEAPDKAMLDDPEGYILAPGGHILMADYAGQLVGTCALIKAHEGVYELAKMAVSPRVQGLGIGRALGEAALQKARQLGTHRVELLSNSQLTPALTLYEKLGFRAVPVPPSPYQRANVKMIIDL; encoded by the coding sequence ATGTCCGCTACGCTTGCTATTCTGAACTACGAGCCCGCGCACCAGCCTGCTTTCCGGGCGCTCAATCAGGAATGGATTTCGCGCTACTTTGCGCTGGAAGCGCCTGATAAGGCCATGCTCGACGACCCCGAAGGCTACATTCTGGCACCAGGCGGCCATATTCTCATGGCAGACTATGCGGGCCAACTGGTAGGCACCTGCGCACTCATCAAAGCGCACGAGGGCGTGTATGAGCTGGCTAAAATGGCGGTATCGCCGCGGGTGCAGGGGCTGGGCATCGGGCGGGCGCTCGGCGAGGCGGCCTTGCAAAAAGCCCGGCAGCTGGGCACGCATCGCGTCGAGCTGCTGTCCAACTCGCAGCTGACTCCGGCCCTGACGCTCTACGAAAAGCTGGGTTTCCGGGCCGTGCCCGTGCCGCCCAGCCCCTATCAGCGGGCCAACGTCAAGATGATAATCGACTTGTAA
- a CDS encoding class I SAM-dependent rRNA methyltransferase: MPTFATIVLKNGKDHSLRRRHPWVFSGAIARVQGEPAEGEAVRVETQAGELLGVGHYSGGGSIAVRMLDFGPEAELPTAEFWQKRLANAYALRQRLSLTGTADTNVFRLVHAEGDGLPGLIIDVYGDVAVVQAHSVGMYRARPAIAAALQAVFGHKLRAIYDKSSETVPGHAAGDAKNGYLFGESSGHEHIVSENGHQFAVDWETGQKTGFFIDQRDNRALLARYSPGRRVLNTFCYTGGFSVYALEAGAELVHSVDSSKKAIALTERNAGLSSHPERHAAYPDDVLTFLKSHSAEYDLLVLDPPAFAKHLGARHAALMGYKRLNAAGIAHLAPGGLLFTFSCSQVVSPELFEGAVLAAAIEAGRPARILHRLTQPADHPVSLFHPEGAYLKGLVLAVE, from the coding sequence ATGCCGACTTTCGCCACCATCGTCCTCAAAAACGGAAAAGACCACTCGCTGCGCCGCCGCCACCCCTGGGTATTTTCGGGGGCTATTGCCCGCGTGCAGGGCGAGCCGGCCGAGGGCGAGGCCGTGCGCGTCGAAACCCAGGCCGGCGAGCTGCTCGGCGTCGGCCACTATTCGGGTGGCGGCTCCATCGCGGTACGCATGCTCGATTTTGGCCCCGAAGCTGAGCTGCCAACGGCGGAGTTCTGGCAAAAGCGCCTGGCCAATGCCTACGCCCTACGCCAGCGCCTGTCCCTCACCGGCACGGCCGATACCAACGTTTTCCGGCTGGTACACGCCGAAGGTGATGGCCTGCCCGGCCTTATCATTGACGTGTATGGCGACGTGGCGGTGGTGCAGGCCCACAGTGTGGGCATGTACCGCGCCCGGCCCGCCATTGCGGCGGCGCTGCAAGCCGTGTTTGGCCATAAGCTACGGGCTATATATGATAAAAGCTCGGAAACCGTACCCGGCCACGCCGCAGGCGATGCCAAAAATGGCTACCTCTTCGGCGAAAGCAGCGGCCACGAGCATATCGTTTCGGAAAATGGCCACCAGTTTGCCGTGGATTGGGAAACGGGGCAGAAAACCGGCTTCTTCATCGACCAGCGCGACAACCGCGCGCTGCTGGCCCGCTACTCGCCCGGCCGCCGGGTGCTCAATACCTTTTGCTACACGGGGGGCTTCTCGGTTTACGCGCTCGAAGCCGGGGCCGAGCTGGTGCATTCCGTCGATTCGAGCAAGAAAGCCATCGCCCTCACCGAGCGCAACGCCGGGCTGTCGAGCCACCCCGAGCGCCACGCCGCCTACCCCGACGACGTGCTCACCTTCCTCAAAAGCCACTCGGCTGAGTACGACCTGCTGGTGCTCGACCCGCCCGCGTTTGCCAAGCACCTGGGCGCCCGCCACGCGGCCCTCATGGGCTACAAGCGCCTGAACGCGGCCGGCATTGCGCACCTCGCGCCGGGCGGGCTGCTCTTTACCTTCTCGTGCTCGCAGGTGGTTAGCCCCGAGCTGTTTGAAGGCGCGGTACTGGCCGCCGCCATCGAGGCCGGGCGGCCGGCGCGCATCCTGCACCGCCTTACCCAGCCTGCCGACCACCCGGTGAGCCTCTTTCACCCCGAAGGGGCGTACCTGAAGGGTCTGGTGCTGGCCGTCGAGTAG
- the crtD gene encoding 1-hydroxycarotenoid 3,4-desaturase CrtD, whose amino-acid sequence MFTKRPKISPSRQSVAIIGAGVAGLAAAARLAIAGHPVTVFEASGSFGGKMHQFELPGGYRFDAGPSLFTLPQLVDDIFRLAHREPTDYFRYERLDPITNYFFADGTRLTAWADAEKFAAEVEQKLGVPAAQVTNFLARSGRAYDATAGTFLHKSLHKLGTYLSTETLKAVAALPSLGLTGTMHQRHASAFGNDSRLVQLFDRYATYNGSDPYQAPATLSLIPHLEHGIGAFYPAGGIYAIAQSLYRLAEEFGGKFRFNEPVREILTAGALITGLRTDQDVYDFGLVVSNMDVVPTYRRLLPHQPAPERTLAQPRSSSALIFYWGIAREFPELDLHNIVFSKYYKREFDAIFQQQTVADDVTVYVNITSKKTPTDAPAGHENWFVMVNVPHDQGQDWEALTTKTRRVVLAKLSRTLGVELEPLIKAEKIWTPPGIAADTSSFGGALYGSSSNNALAAFLRHPNFSSRLNGLYFCGGSVHPGGGIPLCLLSAKIVAELISN is encoded by the coding sequence GTGTTTACGAAACGGCCAAAAATATCGCCTTCGCGCCAGTCCGTTGCCATTATCGGTGCGGGCGTGGCGGGGCTGGCCGCCGCCGCGCGGCTGGCCATTGCCGGGCACCCGGTCACGGTATTCGAGGCCAGCGGCTCGTTTGGGGGCAAGATGCACCAGTTTGAGCTGCCGGGCGGCTACCGCTTCGACGCCGGGCCGTCGCTCTTCACGCTGCCGCAATTGGTAGATGATATTTTCCGGCTGGCCCACCGTGAGCCCACCGACTACTTCCGCTACGAGCGCCTCGACCCCATTACCAACTATTTTTTTGCCGACGGTACGCGGCTGACTGCCTGGGCCGACGCAGAAAAGTTTGCGGCCGAGGTCGAGCAAAAGCTCGGGGTGCCGGCGGCGCAGGTCACCAATTTTCTGGCCCGCAGCGGGCGGGCGTATGACGCTACGGCCGGCACGTTTCTGCATAAGTCGCTGCACAAACTAGGCACCTACCTCAGCACCGAAACGCTGAAGGCCGTAGCGGCGCTGCCCAGCCTGGGTCTCACGGGCACCATGCACCAGCGCCACGCCAGCGCCTTCGGCAACGATTCCAGGCTAGTGCAACTATTTGACCGCTATGCTACCTACAACGGCTCCGACCCGTACCAGGCCCCGGCTACGCTCTCGCTTATTCCGCACCTCGAGCATGGCATCGGCGCGTTTTATCCCGCAGGCGGCATCTACGCCATTGCCCAAAGCCTGTACCGGCTGGCCGAAGAGTTTGGGGGGAAATTTCGGTTCAACGAGCCGGTACGCGAAATCCTGACGGCCGGCGCCCTTATCACCGGCCTGCGTACCGACCAAGACGTTTACGATTTCGGCCTGGTAGTGAGCAACATGGATGTGGTGCCCACCTACCGCCGCTTGCTGCCGCATCAGCCCGCGCCCGAGCGCACCCTGGCGCAGCCGCGCTCGTCATCGGCCCTGATTTTTTACTGGGGCATCGCCCGCGAGTTCCCCGAGCTGGATTTGCACAATATAGTGTTTTCAAAATATTACAAGCGAGAGTTTGACGCCATCTTCCAGCAGCAGACCGTGGCCGACGACGTGACGGTGTACGTCAACATTACTTCTAAAAAAACGCCCACTGATGCCCCGGCCGGCCACGAAAACTGGTTTGTGATGGTGAACGTGCCCCACGACCAGGGCCAGGACTGGGAGGCGCTGACCACCAAAACCCGCCGGGTGGTGCTGGCCAAGCTCAGCCGCACGCTGGGCGTTGAGCTTGAGCCCCTTATCAAAGCTGAAAAAATATGGACTCCGCCCGGCATTGCGGCCGACACCTCATCGTTTGGCGGGGCGCTGTACGGTAGCTCCAGCAACAACGCGCTGGCCGCATTTCTACGTCACCCCAACTTTTCGAGCCGGCTGAATGGGCTGTACTTTTGCGGTGGCTCAGTGCATCCGGGCGGTGGTATTCCGCTGTGCCTGCTTTCGGCCAAAATTGTAGCCGAACTCATTTCCAATTAA
- a CDS encoding carotenoid biosynthesis protein, with protein MEFSNSPATAVSTGRLRLAQGLVLLFHLTGFVGLAFSQNKAFYLNYTPLTLLLTAGLLAAFQPMRGLVFWLFVAQTFLLGMVAEVVGTNTGLLFGHYIYGATLGPQYMSAPWLIGLNWVLVTYLAGTLAAYLPASGVVRVLVGAVLMVGFDLCMEPVAGRYDFWHWTGDLVPLRNFRDWFLLALVLQVLFVRTPFPKRNPLAPLVYLVQLLFFFGLGLLVP; from the coding sequence ATGGAGTTTTCAAATTCACCCGCTACGGCGGTTTCTACCGGGCGGCTGCGGCTGGCGCAGGGGCTGGTTTTATTATTTCACCTCACGGGCTTCGTGGGATTGGCGTTTAGTCAGAATAAGGCCTTTTACCTCAACTACACTCCGCTTACGCTGCTGCTCACGGCGGGGCTGCTGGCGGCATTTCAGCCCATGCGGGGCCTGGTTTTTTGGCTATTTGTGGCCCAGACCTTTTTGCTGGGGATGGTAGCCGAGGTGGTAGGCACTAATACCGGCCTGCTGTTTGGGCACTATATCTACGGCGCCACGCTGGGGCCGCAGTACATGAGCGCGCCGTGGCTTATCGGCCTCAACTGGGTGCTGGTCACGTATTTGGCGGGCACTTTGGCAGCTTACCTGCCGGCTTCGGGGGTGGTGCGGGTGCTGGTAGGCGCCGTGCTGATGGTAGGCTTTGACCTGTGCATGGAACCCGTGGCCGGGCGCTACGATTTCTGGCACTGGACCGGCGACCTGGTGCCGCTGCGCAATTTTCGTGACTGGTTTTTGCTGGCGCTGGTGCTTCAGGTTCTATTTGTACGCACACCCTTTCCCAAGCGCAACCCGCTCGCGCCGCTGGTGTATTTAGTACAGCTATTGTTTTTCTTCGGTCTGGGGTTATTAGTTCCCTGA
- a CDS encoding arylesterase: MKNIIFFGDSLTAGHGLPAAASFPALIQARLDAAGLPYRAYNYGISGETSAGGRQRLASVLARHVVDVFVLALGANDGLRGIAVRETTANLRFILQEVRRQFPAAQLVLAGLQVPFDLGPLGLPGLGRYAQEFGSLFGSLAGTEGVAFIPSLLAGVLGRPELNLPDRVHPNAAGQQVLAANVWAVLEPLLRVQV, from the coding sequence ATGAAAAATATAATTTTCTTCGGCGATAGCCTCACGGCCGGCCATGGGCTGCCGGCTGCGGCCAGCTTCCCGGCGCTTATTCAGGCCAGGCTGGACGCTGCGGGCCTGCCCTACCGGGCTTATAACTACGGCATTAGTGGTGAAACCAGCGCTGGCGGCCGCCAGCGGCTGGCCAGTGTGCTCGCCCGCCACGTAGTAGATGTCTTTGTATTGGCGCTGGGGGCCAACGACGGCCTGCGCGGCATTGCGGTGCGCGAAACCACGGCCAACCTGCGCTTTATACTGCAAGAGGTGCGGCGGCAGTTTCCCGCTGCCCAGCTTGTGCTGGCCGGCCTGCAAGTGCCGTTCGACCTTGGGCCGCTGGGTCTGCCGGGGCTCGGCCGCTATGCGCAGGAGTTTGGCAGCCTGTTTGGCAGCCTGGCCGGCACCGAAGGGGTAGCCTTTATTCCATCGCTGCTGGCGGGCGTGCTGGGCCGCCCCGAGCTTAACCTACCCGACCGCGTGCATCCCAACGCCGCGGGCCAGCAGGTGCTTGCGGCCAATGTCTGGGCCGTGCTGGAGCCGCTGCTCCGGGTGCAGGTGTAG
- a CDS encoding fasciclin domain-containing protein — translation MKFSFASLALVALLGTASIHSASAQKAKTVMVGGAPMYPTKNIIENAVNSKDHTTLVAAVKAAGLVETLSGPGPFTVFAPTNEAFNALPAGTVDNLVKPENKATLTKILTYHVVAGRMTSADLMKAIKAGGGKATLTTVSGGTLTAMMKGPKTIELKDEKGGIATVTIADVMQSNGVIHVINKVLMP, via the coding sequence ATGAAATTCTCTTTTGCATCGCTGGCCCTGGTGGCCCTGCTTGGCACCGCCAGCATTCACTCAGCTTCGGCCCAAAAAGCTAAAACGGTTATGGTGGGCGGCGCCCCAATGTACCCCACGAAGAACATTATTGAAAATGCCGTCAACTCGAAGGACCACACGACGCTGGTAGCCGCTGTGAAGGCCGCTGGCCTGGTCGAAACGCTGTCGGGGCCTGGCCCATTTACTGTATTCGCCCCTACTAATGAGGCCTTCAACGCCCTGCCGGCTGGTACGGTCGATAACCTAGTAAAGCCCGAAAACAAGGCTACCCTCACCAAAATCCTGACCTATCACGTAGTAGCTGGCCGCATGACATCGGCCGACCTGATGAAGGCCATTAAGGCTGGCGGCGGAAAGGCTACCCTCACCACCGTGAGCGGCGGCACCCTGACGGCGATGATGAAAGGTCCGAAAACCATTGAGCTGAAAGACGAGAAAGGTGGCATCGCCACCGTGACCATTGCCGACGTTATGCAAAGCAATGGTGTTATCCATGTCATAAATAAAGTATTGATGCCCTAA
- a CDS encoding energy transducer TonB, whose translation MFISTRYCICTFLLFLSCLFISQLADAQKLRETRFEKGFIDKGQKTGIWEYYGYTLSGEKVVLQRYDYDKQKLLYFRPGPDVTCHAEVSPGKWSYVHPDQPPLFVGGDATLSQYTTQLNYPQAAISRNIQGKVVVGFLIDTLGHTSNHHLVQRIGGGCDEEALRVAQLVPNQWIPARVGHRAVPVEYELPLNFRLAQP comes from the coding sequence ATGTTTATTTCTACTCGCTATTGCATTTGTACTTTTTTGCTATTCCTCAGCTGCCTGTTTATTAGCCAACTTGCTGATGCCCAGAAGTTGCGGGAAACAAGATTCGAAAAAGGATTTATTGACAAAGGACAGAAAACCGGTATCTGGGAGTACTATGGGTACACGCTTTCGGGGGAAAAAGTAGTGCTGCAGCGCTACGACTACGACAAGCAAAAGCTGCTATACTTTCGGCCGGGCCCCGATGTCACGTGCCACGCGGAGGTAAGCCCCGGCAAGTGGAGCTACGTGCATCCAGACCAGCCGCCTTTGTTTGTGGGCGGCGACGCGACGCTGTCGCAATACACTACGCAGTTGAACTACCCCCAGGCGGCTATTTCCCGTAATATTCAGGGCAAGGTAGTGGTTGGCTTTCTGATAGATACGCTGGGGCATACCAGCAACCATCACCTGGTGCAGCGCATCGGGGGAGGATGCGATGAGGAAGCATTGCGCGTAGCTCAGCTGGTGCCCAATCAGTGGATACCGGCCCGTGTGGGTCACCGGGCCGTGCCGGTGGAGTACGAGCTACCGCTCAATTTTCGGCTCGCCCAACCCTAA
- a CDS encoding putative signal transducing protein: protein MATDYSTASRSDNIIVLDSYYEPLAAHLARTRLEAAGIPCFLTNENLVSLNRMYSPVAGGVRLHVYERDASRAAEALREPAVMQAVRGGLAEPTTATPATQPVTICPRCGSDEVSFDAAARPGAAHWFVALLSRLRRYPLQGRAHHCFHCGLNF from the coding sequence ATGGCAACTGACTACTCTACTGCTTCCCGGTCGGACAATATTATCGTGCTCGACTCGTACTACGAGCCGCTGGCGGCCCACCTGGCCCGCACGCGGCTGGAAGCGGCTGGCATTCCGTGCTTTCTTACTAATGAGAACCTGGTATCGCTCAATCGGATGTATAGCCCCGTGGCGGGGGGCGTGCGGCTGCACGTGTATGAGCGCGACGCCAGCCGGGCGGCCGAAGCGCTGCGCGAGCCGGCCGTGATGCAGGCCGTGCGCGGCGGACTAGCCGAGCCTACTACCGCTACCCCGGCAACGCAGCCCGTGACAATCTGCCCGCGCTGCGGCTCCGACGAAGTGAGCTTCGACGCGGCGGCCCGGCCGGGCGCAGCCCACTGGTTTGTGGCCCTGCTATCGCGGCTGCGGCGCTACCCGCTGCAAGGCCGGGCTCATCATTGCTTCCACTGTGGCCTCAATTTTTGA
- a CDS encoding SDR family oxidoreductase: MHTQKVALVTGANKGLGLEIARQLGQQGITVVLGARPGKADAPAAELRQQGLDAHALRLDVTNAADVAALPVYFEQTFGRLDILINNAGVQLDDGFDISPDTLRQVYETNTIAPYAITRVLLPLLREAPAGRIVNQSSILGSLTAISQGQGGSWATPGYTSSKAALNMLTVVLAQHLSDTNIKVNAAHPGWVKTDLGGSNAPLDVSEGAKTAVRLALLPTDGPTGGYFHDGEHLPW, from the coding sequence ATGCACACTCAAAAAGTTGCTCTTGTTACGGGAGCTAATAAAGGACTGGGCCTGGAAATAGCCCGCCAGCTGGGCCAGCAGGGTATTACGGTGGTGCTGGGGGCGCGCCCCGGCAAGGCCGACGCTCCGGCCGCCGAGCTGCGCCAGCAGGGACTGGACGCGCACGCGCTCCGGCTCGATGTGACCAATGCTGCCGACGTAGCAGCCCTGCCAGTCTACTTCGAGCAAACATTCGGCCGATTGGATATTCTGATAAACAACGCGGGCGTGCAGCTGGATGACGGCTTTGATATCAGCCCTGACACGCTGCGGCAGGTGTATGAGACCAATACTATTGCCCCATACGCTATTACGCGGGTGCTGCTGCCGCTGCTGCGCGAGGCCCCGGCCGGGCGCATTGTGAACCAGAGCAGCATTCTGGGTTCGCTCACGGCTATCAGTCAGGGGCAGGGCGGCAGCTGGGCTACGCCGGGCTACACGTCTTCCAAGGCGGCCCTGAACATGCTGACCGTGGTGCTGGCCCAGCACCTGTCCGACACAAATATCAAAGTGAACGCCGCGCACCCCGGCTGGGTCAAAACCGACCTGGGCGGCTCCAATGCGCCGCTCGACGTGAGCGAGGGCGCCAAAACTGCCGTGCGCTTGGCGCTGCTGCCCACTGATGGGCCTACCGGCGGCTACTTCCACGATGGCGAGCACCTGCCCTGGTAA
- a CDS encoding PA14 domain-containing protein, whose protein sequence is MMRYGWYFCWWLLGLLPLGAGAQVRKGGDGLVGVYYDGRNFERKVLTRHDPVINFDWHQQPPVPGLAAEEFSVRWTGWLVPPTTGRYVLHLSVDDGIRLWLNGRELLNEWRGQPLSYYQLAVNLNAGEPYSLRIDYCQYSFSTRMRLAWEMPAVTTTPSSWRNLWGIIEEQAGPDVIPTRYLFSQLPLASVPARSTPPAQPAAPAQLRTAEVPAPQPAPTKTVLLAGPAVAPLKTHPRSYLALATTPAPPVARPIPIEVPTASDQTNALAARLAAGQAVTLPDLYFEQGRADLLPPVRARLDTLAAALAQRPALHLEVQGHTDNQGDPFINQRLSRQRAEAVCQYLATQGVEAARLRAVGYGGTRPVADNNQPDQRSRNRRVVLRPLP, encoded by the coding sequence ATGATGCGGTACGGATGGTATTTCTGCTGGTGGCTGCTGGGCTTGCTGCCCCTGGGTGCGGGAGCACAGGTCCGTAAGGGCGGCGATGGCCTTGTGGGAGTGTACTACGATGGCCGCAACTTTGAGCGCAAGGTACTGACCCGGCACGACCCGGTCATTAACTTCGACTGGCACCAGCAGCCCCCCGTGCCTGGCCTGGCGGCCGAGGAGTTTTCGGTGCGCTGGACGGGCTGGCTCGTGCCGCCCACTACCGGCCGCTACGTGCTACACCTCAGCGTAGATGATGGTATCAGGCTATGGCTCAATGGCCGCGAGCTGCTGAATGAGTGGCGGGGGCAGCCCCTTAGCTACTATCAACTGGCTGTGAACCTTAACGCCGGAGAGCCTTACTCGTTACGGATAGACTACTGCCAGTATTCCTTCTCCACGCGAATGCGGCTTGCCTGGGAGATGCCCGCCGTAACTACTACCCCCAGCAGCTGGCGCAACCTCTGGGGCATAATCGAAGAGCAGGCCGGGCCGGATGTTATTCCGACGCGCTACTTATTCAGTCAGCTGCCGTTAGCCAGCGTGCCGGCCCGGTCGACACCTCCTGCTCAACCAGCGGCCCCTGCGCAGCTCCGTACAGCTGAGGTGCCCGCCCCGCAACCGGCACCTACTAAAACAGTTCTGCTTGCAGGGCCGGCAGTTGCCCCGCTGAAAACGCATCCCCGGAGCTACCTGGCGCTGGCAACTACGCCTGCGCCGCCGGTTGCCCGCCCAATTCCAATTGAGGTTCCAACCGCCTCGGACCAGACAAATGCCCTGGCCGCGCGCCTGGCTGCCGGGCAAGCCGTAACGCTGCCTGACTTGTATTTTGAGCAAGGCCGGGCCGATTTATTGCCACCCGTGCGGGCTCGCCTCGATACATTGGCGGCGGCGCTGGCCCAGCGCCCTGCTCTGCATCTAGAAGTACAGGGCCACACCGACAACCAGGGCGACCCTTTTATCAATCAACGGCTTTCGCGGCAGCGGGCCGAAGCCGTGTGCCAGTACCTGGCCACGCAGGGGGTAGAGGCTGCCCGGCTGCGGGCCGTGGGTTACGGCGGCACCCGCCCGGTAGCCGACAACAACCAGCCCGACCAGCGCTCGCGCAACCGCCGGGTGGTGCTGCGGCCACTACCCTAG
- a CDS encoding alpha/beta hydrolase family protein, with amino-acid sequence MQKSLLFLMLLLWAAGAASGASGRPAAEPPRLNGQWQGPLKVPGGTLTLAITIVPLSNGTYYAALDVPQQRISRMPVEVELKDDNLTLRIEQAGSSFVGKVLAGGDKLSGTWQQPGLKTDLVLERSTAPVAAQAARKLRLTPPYRESEVTFPNAIAKIKLSGTLTVPSGEGPFAAVVLLSDSGPQDREADVQGYHLFGMLADYLTRRGIAVLRFDDRGVGKSGGDYSRATTPDFVTDAQAALAFLRGRPLIAPQQVGLLGHGEGGNIALLAASEPLEAPNFVVSLAAYGQPGRDVLRRQQGEIMRLIGADGAQVKAAQGLFDQLVETVRQTPNQAAARAKIISLLRSNNTGLDEPMARARAAQLTSLWSRFFFDFNPATRLPLVRCPVLLLNGTADLQVAAGRNMSLLQKGLRQSGQAVQAHRLAGVNHLFQDDPTQWPIVGGERQAAFSAQGLTYLRDWLLERSRLLKTQQPVTVRRPAPRPKALTPLRSRSRRGVVTAAQ; translated from the coding sequence ATGCAGAAATCCTTACTTTTCCTGATGCTGTTATTGTGGGCGGCTGGTGCAGCATCCGGTGCTTCTGGTCGCCCAGCTGCCGAGCCGCCCCGCCTGAACGGACAGTGGCAGGGCCCGCTAAAAGTGCCCGGCGGCACGCTTACGCTGGCTATTACCATTGTGCCGCTCAGCAACGGTACGTATTATGCGGCCCTGGACGTACCCCAGCAGCGCATCAGCCGCATGCCCGTTGAGGTCGAGCTGAAAGACGATAACCTGACCTTGCGCATCGAGCAGGCGGGCAGCAGCTTTGTGGGGAAGGTGCTGGCTGGCGGCGACAAGCTCAGCGGTACCTGGCAGCAGCCGGGCCTCAAAACCGACCTGGTGCTGGAGCGCAGCACTGCCCCGGTAGCTGCGCAGGCGGCCAGGAAGCTCCGCCTCACGCCGCCCTACCGCGAGTCGGAAGTGACCTTCCCCAACGCCATAGCGAAAATTAAGCTTAGCGGCACGCTCACCGTGCCCAGCGGGGAGGGACCGTTTGCGGCCGTGGTGCTGCTCTCCGACTCGGGGCCGCAAGACCGCGAAGCCGATGTGCAGGGCTACCATTTATTTGGTATGCTGGCCGATTACCTCACCCGGCGCGGCATTGCCGTGCTGCGCTTCGACGACCGGGGCGTGGGGAAGTCGGGCGGCGACTACAGCCGCGCTACCACGCCCGACTTTGTAACCGATGCCCAGGCAGCCCTGGCTTTTTTGCGCGGCCGGCCGCTTATTGCGCCGCAGCAAGTGGGCCTGCTCGGCCACGGCGAAGGGGGCAACATCGCGCTGCTGGCCGCTTCCGAGCCGCTGGAGGCACCCAATTTTGTGGTCTCGCTGGCCGCCTACGGGCAGCCCGGCCGCGACGTGCTGCGGCGTCAGCAGGGCGAGATTATGCGCCTTATCGGCGCCGATGGGGCACAGGTAAAAGCGGCCCAGGGGTTATTTGACCAGTTAGTGGAAACTGTGCGCCAGACGCCCAACCAGGCGGCCGCCCGGGCCAAGATTATCAGCTTGTTGCGCAGCAACAACACGGGGCTCGATGAGCCTATGGCCCGCGCCCGCGCCGCCCAGCTGACTTCGCTGTGGTCACGGTTCTTCTTCGATTTTAACCCCGCTACGCGCCTGCCGCTGGTGCGCTGCCCGGTGCTGCTGCTCAACGGCACCGCCGATTTGCAGGTGGCCGCCGGCCGCAACATGTCGTTGCTGCAAAAAGGGCTGCGCCAATCGGGTCAGGCAGTGCAGGCCCATCGCCTGGCGGGCGTCAACCACTTATTTCAGGATGACCCCACCCAATGGCCCATCGTGGGCGGCGAGCGGCAGGCAGCCTTTTCTGCTCAGGGCCTCACGTACCTGCGCGACTGGCTGCTGGAGCGCTCGCGCCTGCTTAAAACCCAGCAGCCCGTAACGGTGCGTCGCCCCGCTCCGCGCCCCAAGGCGCTTACGCCGCTGCGCAGCCGGAGCCGCCGGGGCGTGGTCACTGCGGCGCAGTAG